In Acidisarcina polymorpha, the DNA window GGCGCCATTCGTGTGCTTCTGAAATGCATTTGGCAGTAAAACTCTAACGGACATACTCTCCTCCAACTAATTCGCCCGACACCATATCGTCAACGACAATCCCGCGCACCTCATGCTGAGCGACAAACTCCTCAAAGTCAGCCATTCGCGGACGAATTGTGCGCTCTGCTTCATATTTGCCGGCTAGTGCGTCGGTGGTCTTCAAGCCGTTCCCGGTAATGCAGGAAACCGTTACATCGTCGGGCGAAATTCGGCCATGAGCATAGAGCCGGGCAGTTACTGCGGTGGTGACTCCGCCAGCCGTCTCGGTAAAGACGCCCTCGGTTTCCGCCAATTCTTGAATGGCGGAGACGATCTCGACATCGGAGACATCTTCCGCCCATCCGCCGCTGTCCCTGATCGCGCGCGCCGCGTAGGGCCCGTCAGCCGGATTGCCGATGGCGAGCGACCGCGCAATGGTATTGGGGCGCTGGGGCTCGATGATGTCACTGCCAGCCTTGACGGCGGTCGAGATAGGCGAACATCCGGTGGCCTGCGCGCCAAAGAAGCGCACCTGCTTCTCCGCAACTAACCCGAGTTCGACCAATTCCTTAAATGCCTTGCGAATCTTGGTGATCAGCGAGCCTCCCGCCATCGGCACGACGACATTGTCCGGTAGTCTCCAGCCAAGCTGTTCGGCGATCTCGTAACCGACGGTCTTTGATCCTTCGGCGTAGTAGGGCCGGAGATTGACATTCACGAATCCCCAATGGAAACGCTCAGCAATTTGCGAACTAAGACGGTTCACATGGTCATAATTTCCTTCAACTCTTACCAGGGTTGCGCCGTAGACCTGGGTGTTGAGGATCTTTGCCGGCTCGAGGTCGGCTGGGACGAGGATGTAGGTCTTGAATCCCATTCGCACGGCTTGAGCGGCGACGGCATTTGCCAGGTTGCCGGTCGAGGAGCAGCCTACCGTGTCGAAGCCAAAGATCTTCGCGTTCGCTAACGCCACCGACACTACCCGGTCTTTGAAGCTCAGCGTCGGCAGGCACACCGCGTCGTTCTTGATGAACAGGTTCTTGGCGCCGATTCGCTTTGCCAACCGCGGCGCTTCGAGGAGCGGAGTCCAACCTGCGGGAGTGGGAGCAGCGTAGTCTTCAGGTACGGGGAGCAGCGATTGATAGCGCCACATGCTCGCAGGACCTCCTGCGATCGACTCCCGCGTAAACGTCCGCTTGGCAGCGTCCATGTCATATACGACTTCCAGCGGCGAAAAACATTCGTCGCAGCTCGACAGCGGGTCGTTCTTGAACCGTTTGCCGCAGTCTCGACAACGCAACTCGTAAGCAACAGCCATGTCACCCTCGATATCCGAGAGCGCCAATAGACGGGCATTCGTGACGAACTCAACACGTCAAACACAAACTGGAAATAGCGAGATGCGATCTAACCTAGCACTACAGTTAGGCACCCCGAATCTCATGTTCCCCACAATTGGGAGAGAGTTGACACCGCTTCCTGAATTGCTCAGACCGGTTGTCGTGGCGTCACAGGGCCCGTCCCTCAGCCACTCTTCATGAAATTCAGGCCCGCTCACAAGGAGCAAACTTGAATGATTAAGGTTTAGCACAATCCCACTCTAAAACTCAAGTGCTGCCGCAACAGCCAACTGCCCCGGCAGAGCCGAAGACAACGCTGAGTTGATTCGAGGAGAACAGAAGTAGAGTCACCGGGCTCCGAAGACCGAGTCCGCACGTCTTCCCAGAGAAAACTCGCAGTACCTGCATTTCCGAGACATGCCTGATCTGCGCTGCTGCTCTAAACTGCGGCGCTTGCTGTCAGCGCGCTCACCTGGATCTCGCCATGACAGACGTTGATGGGGTGGTTGATGGTGAAAACCCCAGAGACATTGGGAGGAAGATCCGCGGAAGCCGTTCCATCACCTGGTGTAGGAATCTGGGGCATAGAGATGACGATTCTTGAGGCCAGCGGACACTGCTCCCCGCTCGACCACCCAATTTCGAATGTTCCTTGGGCCGCGGGAGGGAGGACAACATCTACTGGAACCTTTTTCGCAGCAGCGTCTTGAGTAGGCGCAGATATCGTCGCGCTGAGGCTGGATTCACCGGTTTGCCGGACGACAATTTGAGCGATTGAAGCTCCACTCTCGTCGACCAGCCCAATCGTCGGATAACCCTCTATCCGACAGGCAGTTGTCCCGGTATTCTTCACGGCCAGGATGACGATGCGTTGGTCGTCGTTCATCCGGGCTGCGGACTCGTACACTTGCAGAATCGAAGGCCGACATGGCGAAGCAGCAGCCTCGATCTCGGACGGGATTCCTCTGGCTTGAGACTTGGTCCGGTCGATGAGCGTAAATGGCGCGTTTGGGTCGGACACGCCACGAATATGGGCCTGCCCCTCACCACCCAGGGCGGGGGCGTTAGCGGCGGATCGTCCTCGTACGGCATTCTGTGCGCAGCCACCCACCAGCAGCGATGCTATCGCGACCGTCAAGGTACAGCGATAATGGCGGCGAATCCTGATACCGGCCAAGAAATCCACCTAAAGGCACATTGACTTGGATTCCTATGAGCGGTTTGAGGTTGCGCGCAGGAGGGCCATTCGCAGGAGAAATCCGCCTACTGGTCTGAAAGCGTCCAAGGCGACTGCCGGAACCGAAGAAACCCTCTATCTAGGGGTTCCATCCTCTACTCGAAAAGCTAACCTGAACTAGATTGCGTGATCTGTCCGCAGGGAGGCATAGAGTGCAAGGGCTCTTCTCCAGCTTCCTTGAAGGTTGGCCTGCTGTAGGCTTGATCCTTATGCGCTTAGCAGTCGCATTCGGCGCAATGATTCAGGGTTTTGGCTCGCTTACCGATCCCCGCTCCCAAATGGTGGGTTGGGCGATTGGAATAACGGAGATCATCACCGGTATGGGCCTCCTAGTCGGCTTCTTGACTCCGCTTGCAAGCGCCTCGGCAGCCATTG includes these proteins:
- the thrC gene encoding threonine synthase, whose amino-acid sequence is MAVAYELRCRDCGKRFKNDPLSSCDECFSPLEVVYDMDAAKRTFTRESIAGGPASMWRYQSLLPVPEDYAAPTPAGWTPLLEAPRLAKRIGAKNLFIKNDAVCLPTLSFKDRVVSVALANAKIFGFDTVGCSSTGNLANAVAAQAVRMGFKTYILVPADLEPAKILNTQVYGATLVRVEGNYDHVNRLSSQIAERFHWGFVNVNLRPYYAEGSKTVGYEIAEQLGWRLPDNVVVPMAGGSLITKIRKAFKELVELGLVAEKQVRFFGAQATGCSPISTAVKAGSDIIEPQRPNTIARSLAIGNPADGPYAARAIRDSGGWAEDVSDVEIVSAIQELAETEGVFTETAGGVTTAVTARLYAHGRISPDDVTVSCITGNGLKTTDALAGKYEAERTIRPRMADFEEFVAQHEVRGIVVDDMVSGELVGGEYVR
- a CDS encoding DUF4232 domain-containing protein, with amino-acid sequence MAGIRIRRHYRCTLTVAIASLLVGGCAQNAVRGRSAANAPALGGEGQAHIRGVSDPNAPFTLIDRTKSQARGIPSEIEAAASPCRPSILQVYESAARMNDDQRIVILAVKNTGTTACRIEGYPTIGLVDESGASIAQIVVRQTGESSLSATISAPTQDAAAKKVPVDVVLPPAAQGTFEIGWSSGEQCPLASRIVISMPQIPTPGDGTASADLPPNVSGVFTINHPINVCHGEIQVSALTASAAV